Proteins encoded together in one Oscillospiraceae bacterium window:
- a CDS encoding cation-translocating P-type ATPase, with translation MTDNKQNMTGLTTAQAKGLQDKYGKNELTQQKNESFIKKVFHIVCEPMFLLLIIAAVIYFLLGEPRDGAIMLVFVVGIISIDVIQEWKTDKTLNALKDLSAPHVEVIRDGKQQIIASIDLVPGDFMFICEGVKIPADGSIIKCSDLCVDESSLTGEAEGVWKTDTEHTQPTKDYWKKDYCYAGTLVTQGTAIVLVDKIGSLTEYGKIGANISSAPDEKTPLQKQTGSLVKLCAGIAAVLFALVGLITYLNIPDHKINDRIIESILSGITLAMAMIPEEFPVILTVFLSMGAWRLAKKKSLVRKLPSVETLGAVSVLCVDKTGTITMNQMKVQKTWALNGDDHTLLETMALGCEVDAYDPMEKAMLSYCSEKGIIEEKLFSGDLITEYAFTNELKMMGHVWRRNDEIIIAAKGSPEHILTLCNNADIDLNIIQERITQMSAEGLRVIAVAEANPESEAEIPENITKCHLTLLGLIGLADPPREGVKNDIETCNKAGIRVVMITGDNGITASAIARKVGMKNCESIITGDMLDNMSDEELREKVKSVSIFSRVIPEHKMRIVKAFKGNGEIVAMTGDGVNDAPALKYADIGIAMGKRGSEVSREAADLILMDDNFNTIVETVKDGRRIYDNIRKAVGYVFSIHIPIALASLLAPFLGITPSALLLLPLHVVLLELIIDPTCSVVLERQPAETDIMERSPRNPKQKLINTAILMKSLLQGIIMFTASFCTYYYMLNQDSNAIVARSMGLTIIIMSNLFLVLVNSSDRDFIFHSVSRLVKDKVMWLAFSGTIIILTVILYSPLNIFLKLAPLSAGQLLISIGIAAAAVLWYELVKLAKKIAKHISA, from the coding sequence ATGACAGACAACAAACAGAATATGACGGGGCTCACAACAGCCCAAGCGAAAGGATTACAGGACAAGTACGGCAAAAACGAATTGACACAGCAAAAAAATGAAAGCTTTATAAAAAAAGTGTTTCATATTGTTTGCGAGCCAATGTTTTTGTTGTTAATTATTGCCGCGGTTATTTATTTTTTACTAGGAGAACCGAGAGACGGCGCAATAATGCTTGTTTTTGTAGTCGGTATTATCAGTATTGATGTAATTCAAGAATGGAAAACCGATAAAACACTAAACGCGCTGAAAGATTTATCTGCTCCGCATGTTGAGGTGATTCGCGATGGAAAACAACAGATCATCGCAAGCATTGATCTTGTTCCGGGCGATTTTATGTTTATATGCGAAGGTGTAAAAATTCCTGCGGACGGTTCAATTATTAAATGCAGCGATCTTTGTGTAGATGAGTCTTCTTTGACAGGCGAGGCAGAAGGTGTATGGAAAACTGACACTGAACACACACAGCCAACAAAAGATTATTGGAAAAAGGATTATTGTTATGCCGGTACGCTTGTTACGCAGGGAACGGCAATTGTTTTGGTGGATAAAATCGGTTCACTGACCGAATATGGTAAAATAGGAGCCAATATTTCATCTGCTCCGGATGAAAAAACCCCGCTTCAGAAACAAACGGGCAGCCTTGTCAAGCTGTGCGCAGGGATTGCGGCTGTGCTTTTTGCGCTTGTTGGTTTGATAACATATTTAAATATTCCTGATCATAAAATCAACGATCGTATAATCGAAAGCATTTTATCTGGAATTACTCTTGCAATGGCTATGATTCCGGAAGAATTTCCTGTAATTCTCACTGTGTTTCTATCCATGGGCGCATGGCGTTTGGCTAAAAAGAAATCACTTGTCCGCAAACTGCCATCTGTCGAGACACTCGGGGCGGTTTCCGTGCTTTGTGTCGATAAAACCGGAACAATAACCATGAATCAGATGAAGGTTCAAAAAACCTGGGCTTTGAACGGCGATGATCACACACTGCTTGAGACTATGGCATTGGGATGTGAGGTTGACGCTTATGACCCGATGGAAAAAGCAATGCTTTCTTATTGCTCTGAGAAAGGTATTATTGAAGAAAAGCTTTTTTCAGGTGATCTCATTACGGAATATGCATTTACAAACGAGCTGAAGATGATGGGGCACGTCTGGCGCCGAAACGATGAAATTATTATCGCTGCAAAAGGATCTCCGGAACATATATTGACTCTATGTAATAATGCTGACATAGACTTAAATATTATACAAGAAAGAATCACGCAGATGTCTGCCGAGGGATTGCGCGTAATTGCGGTTGCTGAAGCAAATCCGGAATCGGAAGCTGAAATACCCGAAAATATCACGAAATGCCATCTCACACTGCTCGGTTTAATCGGACTCGCAGATCCGCCAAGAGAAGGTGTAAAGAATGACATAGAAACCTGCAACAAAGCCGGGATACGCGTGGTAATGATCACCGGAGATAATGGTATTACAGCGTCTGCAATCGCCAGGAAAGTCGGTATGAAAAATTGTGAAAGCATTATAACCGGAGATATGCTTGACAATATGAGCGATGAAGAGCTGCGTGAGAAAGTCAAATCTGTCAGCATTTTTTCTCGGGTTATACCGGAACACAAAATGCGTATTGTGAAAGCTTTCAAAGGAAACGGTGAAATTGTCGCCATGACCGGTGACGGTGTCAACGATGCGCCGGCTTTAAAATATGCAGATATAGGCATTGCCATGGGTAAACGCGGCAGCGAGGTATCACGAGAAGCAGCTGATCTTATCCTGATGGATGATAATTTCAACACTATTGTTGAAACGGTGAAAGACGGAAGAAGAATTTATGATAATATTCGAAAAGCAGTAGGATATGTATTTTCAATTCACATTCCAATTGCGTTGGCTTCGCTGCTTGCTCCGTTTTTGGGAATAACTCCTTCTGCGCTGCTTTTGCTTCCGCTTCATGTTGTTTTACTTGAGTTGATCATTGACCCTACATGCTCCGTCGTTTTAGAACGTCAGCCGGCGGAAACCGACATTATGGAAAGATCTCCTCGTAATCCAAAGCAAAAGCTTATAAACACAGCCATATTGATGAAGAGCCTTCTACAGGGAATTATTATGTTTACCGCGTCTTTTTGTACGTATTATTATATGCTCAACCAGGATTCCAATGCGATAGTTGCCCGTTCTATGGGATTGACAATAATTATTATGTCTAACCTGTTTCTTGTGCTGGTCAACAGCTCCGACCGCGATTTTATATTTCATTCTGTCTCACGTTTGGTTAAAGACAAAGTTATGTGGCTTGCTTTTTCAGGAACAATTATAATACTGACAGTGATTTTATATTCGCCGCTGAATATATTCCTGAAGCTTGCGCCGCTAAGTGCCGGGCAGCTTCTTATTTCCATAGGTATTGCGGCGGCAGCGGTTTTATGGTATGAACTTGTTAAGCTTGCGAAAAAAATTGCAAAACATATAAGCGCATAA
- a CDS encoding extracellular solute-binding protein yields the protein MKKTTALILCILFVLSAFVAAVSGCSLIPGNKTGKGVTETVTGTNATSSDEEPWPVRDMGESVFRILGRSGFKNKDYIYNPETEDDVINDALNTRNEWLKDHYNFTLEFTEVADAEYMATAKAELSGGTAGYDLFVAPGRTIATISQEGSLIDLASQKNIDLKAEWWDQSANRDLSIAGRVFITTGAMSTSDMNSTYVIFFNKDLIEEKSLENPYQLVYDNKWTIDKMLELCKGVKVDINDDGKWTNVDMYGYVCENYDSYAMFFSSGEKVIGKDNDDLPALCVNTSRASEVIDSLKTFYSDESTYVNLAADIIPIIKAGRSVFCGTILGAISSYREMEADFGIIPLPKYEVDQDEYISPVSAATTGSLIGVPVSSTDIDASTFMLEMLCRKSLTTLRTAYYDVVVTKQSLRDEDSKKMLEKIQAGHMFDIAYMNDWGGWFLWLYSIAGNPSGANLASQFDAQQANTNKLIQDTIDVYMKYINE from the coding sequence ATGAAAAAAACGACAGCGTTAATCTTATGTATACTTTTTGTTTTATCCGCATTTGTCGCTGCTGTTTCGGGGTGCTCGCTTATTCCCGGAAATAAAACAGGAAAAGGTGTAACCGAAACTGTTACCGGTACAAATGCAACCTCTTCCGATGAAGAGCCATGGCCTGTACGGGACATGGGTGAATCTGTTTTTCGCATTCTCGGTAGAAGCGGGTTTAAGAATAAGGACTATATCTACAATCCTGAAACCGAAGATGACGTAATAAACGATGCCTTGAATACGAGAAACGAATGGCTAAAGGATCATTATAACTTTACTTTGGAATTTACTGAAGTAGCTGATGCGGAGTATATGGCGACCGCAAAAGCCGAGCTCAGCGGCGGTACAGCCGGATATGATCTTTTTGTAGCTCCCGGAAGGACAATTGCAACCATTTCGCAGGAAGGTTCTCTGATAGACCTTGCTTCGCAAAAAAATATTGATCTGAAAGCCGAATGGTGGGATCAGAGCGCAAACAGAGATCTTTCTATTGCAGGACGCGTTTTTATCACCACCGGCGCAATGTCGACTTCAGATATGAACAGCACATATGTTATATTCTTTAATAAAGATCTTATTGAAGAAAAATCACTTGAAAATCCGTATCAGCTTGTGTATGACAACAAATGGACTATTGATAAAATGCTGGAGCTGTGCAAAGGCGTTAAAGTTGACATCAACGACGACGGAAAATGGACTAATGTCGATATGTACGGTTATGTATGCGAGAACTATGATTCTTACGCAATGTTTTTCTCGAGCGGTGAAAAAGTTATAGGAAAAGATAATGATGATCTTCCCGCATTATGTGTTAATACTTCTCGCGCCAGCGAAGTTATTGATTCACTAAAAACTTTTTACTCTGATGAAAGCACATATGTTAATTTGGCAGCAGATATTATACCTATAATCAAAGCTGGAAGATCAGTTTTTTGCGGAACAATTCTCGGCGCAATAAGTTCTTACAGAGAAATGGAAGCCGATTTTGGCATTATTCCTCTTCCTAAATACGAAGTTGATCAGGATGAATACATAAGCCCTGTGAGTGCTGCGACAACCGGTTCATTGATCGGAGTTCCAGTTTCATCGACAGATATCGATGCTTCGACATTTATGCTTGAAATGCTTTGCAGAAAATCACTCACGACGCTCCGCACCGCATATTATGATGTTGTGGTCACAAAGCAGAGCCTGCGTGATGAAGATTCCAAAAAGATGCTTGAAAAAATTCAAGCTGGTCATATGTTTGATATCGCTTATATGAATGATTGGGGCGGATGGTTCCTATGGCTGTATAGTATAGCGGGAAATCCTTCAGGAGCTAACCTTGCTTCACAGTTTGACGCGCAGCAAGCTAACACGAACAAGCTTATTCAAGACACGATTGACGTTTACATGAAATATATAAACGAATAA